A genome region from Natronosalvus rutilus includes the following:
- a CDS encoding molybdopterin-dependent oxidoreductase, which yields MKRSPVTLGRSAVDALRPPPRLVDWSIFTIVVLEVVSGLASFTVGRPEGWPFFWLHRILGLTLVVFLGFKLARVRHRLTDRRLWRRSTVLSVLTLVAATGAVGTGVVWVFGADARIAYWTLLSVHVGFGLTLVPLMAWHLATRFRLPQRGDFDRRRTTLAYGALLLGGAAAYRVQETTNRLLETRGADRRFTGSQPRRGDGNASFPVTSWVADDPDPIDLAEWTLSVQGEVETPLEYGVDELAPDSSEEVLLDCTSGWYTVQHWGGVRVGDLLETAAARADARYVRFVSVTGYRWSLPIEEARAALLATHVGDEPLSHGHGAPMRLVAPGRRGFQWVKWIERVEVRRRADPAQWLATLVSGFE from the coding sequence ATGAAGCGCAGCCCTGTGACTCTCGGTCGAAGTGCTGTCGACGCCCTCAGGCCACCGCCGCGCCTCGTCGACTGGTCGATCTTCACCATCGTCGTACTCGAGGTGGTCTCGGGGCTGGCGTCGTTCACCGTCGGCAGGCCAGAGGGGTGGCCGTTCTTCTGGCTCCACCGGATCCTCGGCCTGACGCTCGTCGTCTTCCTGGGGTTCAAACTCGCCAGGGTTCGCCACCGACTGACCGATCGCCGGCTGTGGCGTCGTTCCACCGTTCTGTCGGTGCTCACGCTGGTCGCGGCAACGGGCGCAGTTGGCACGGGCGTCGTCTGGGTATTCGGCGCGGACGCCCGCATCGCGTACTGGACCCTGCTGAGCGTTCACGTCGGGTTCGGCCTCACGCTCGTCCCCCTGATGGCGTGGCACCTCGCGACCCGGTTTCGACTCCCGCAGCGGGGCGACTTCGACCGTCGGCGGACGACGCTCGCTTACGGGGCGCTGCTTCTCGGTGGAGCTGCCGCCTACCGAGTCCAGGAGACCACCAACCGACTCCTCGAGACCCGCGGCGCCGATCGGCGGTTCACTGGCTCACAGCCGCGACGCGGCGACGGGAACGCGAGCTTCCCGGTCACCTCGTGGGTCGCGGACGATCCAGACCCGATCGACCTCGCTGAGTGGACGCTATCCGTTCAGGGTGAGGTCGAAACGCCCCTCGAGTACGGTGTCGACGAGCTGGCCCCGGACAGTTCCGAAGAAGTACTCCTCGACTGCACGAGCGGCTGGTACACCGTCCAGCACTGGGGTGGCGTTCGCGTCGGCGACCTGCTCGAGACGGCTGCTGCCCGGGCAGACGCCCGATACGTCCGGTTCGTCTCGGTGACCGGCTACCGGTGGTCACTCCCGATCGAGGAGGCGCGAGCGGCGCTGCTCGCGACGCACGTCGGCGACGAACCGCTGAGCCACGGGCACGGAGCGCCGATGCGACTCGTGGCGCCCGGTCGCCGCGGCTTCCAGTGGGTGAAGTGGATCGAGCGAGTCGAGGTCCGTCGCCGCGCCGATCCGGCCCAGTGGCTCGCGACGCTGGTGAGCGGGTTCGAGTGA
- a CDS encoding helix-turn-helix domain-containing protein gives MSIVTEFTLPAEAFALEEALETVPDLTLEVERLATHSREWVMPFLWVTADDLDAAEAAIQADSSVTKLKTIDRTGNVGYFNVHWTERVQELIDQVVDQHGIVQEAAATNGTWYLKLQFVGQGRLESFQHYFDEQGYSFELQRLYESTDPKEREYDLTPQQREAMVIALEMGYFAVPRETQIAELADALDISTNAVSQRLRRATNNLTRNTLTVSSERAEGLERS, from the coding sequence ATGAGCATCGTAACCGAGTTCACGCTCCCAGCCGAGGCGTTCGCCCTCGAGGAGGCACTCGAGACGGTCCCGGACCTCACACTCGAGGTCGAACGCCTCGCCACCCACAGCCGCGAGTGGGTCATGCCGTTCCTGTGGGTGACCGCGGACGACCTCGACGCGGCGGAAGCGGCGATACAGGCCGATTCTTCGGTTACAAAACTGAAGACGATCGATCGTACCGGTAACGTCGGCTACTTCAACGTCCACTGGACCGAACGCGTCCAGGAACTGATCGACCAGGTCGTCGACCAACACGGCATTGTCCAGGAGGCAGCAGCGACGAACGGAACCTGGTATCTCAAACTCCAGTTCGTCGGCCAGGGGCGACTCGAGTCGTTCCAGCACTATTTCGACGAACAGGGTTACTCCTTCGAACTCCAGCGGCTCTACGAGTCAACGGATCCGAAGGAGCGCGAGTACGACCTGACGCCCCAGCAACGGGAGGCGATGGTCATCGCACTCGAGATGGGCTACTTCGCGGTTCCGCGCGAGACGCAGATCGCCGAACTGGCGGATGCTCTCGACATCTCGACCAACGCCGTCTCACAGCGGCTCCGCCGGGCGACGAACAACCTCACCAGAAATACGCTCACCGTCTCTTCGGAGCGAGCCGAAGGCCTCGAACGGTCATGA
- a CDS encoding Na+/H+ antiporter NhaC family protein yields the protein MVQPHPFGAWSLLPPLLAILLAILTRRAMLSLFLGVWSGGMIVAWDNAESALDIAAVPLVGVIEAFGWIVASFGDDTFHAEIITFTFLLGAGIALVWRMGGSIAIARAATDRVDSHRRVGLAAWLLGLVWFFDDYANTAIVGSAVKDIADEMRMSREKLAYILDSTAAPVATFGISSWVAFQISLIQTEYEQIDGETPSAVATFLWSIPFNVYCLLALLMVLIVVLTRRDFGEMLTAETRARETGNVTREDATPLQSMKEDLGEPVVDDPLVRTFVVPVAALVIVVMGGATITGFQAAGVTPAEAVSGGDALITLVDNVNFTGALVWGSFAMVATAVAMSLYYGVMDLEESMETVLDGFGIMLTAVSILVLAWSIGTVASELQTGQYVTDIAAGFITPTLLPVVVLLTTAVIAFSIGTSWGTMGIVTPVAIPLAYEVGNGSPEMLALAVGTVFSGAIFGDHCSPISDTTILSSTFAGADHIDHVRTQLYYAVTVIFVAMIVYLTYGLFGLSPFVLVPLGAVLLVGLVYALSELDAGRKNISAKPFAGTQRREASSDD from the coding sequence ATGGTACAGCCACACCCGTTCGGCGCGTGGTCGCTCCTGCCGCCATTGCTGGCGATTCTGCTCGCCATCCTCACCCGTCGAGCCATGCTCTCGCTGTTTCTCGGCGTCTGGTCCGGAGGCATGATCGTCGCCTGGGATAATGCAGAGAGCGCCCTCGATATCGCCGCCGTCCCGCTCGTCGGCGTGATCGAGGCGTTCGGCTGGATCGTCGCCTCGTTCGGGGACGACACGTTCCACGCCGAGATCATCACGTTCACGTTCCTGCTGGGTGCCGGTATCGCGTTGGTCTGGCGAATGGGCGGCTCGATCGCCATCGCCCGCGCCGCAACGGATCGCGTCGACTCCCACCGGCGGGTCGGCCTGGCCGCGTGGCTGCTCGGGCTGGTGTGGTTCTTCGACGACTACGCAAACACGGCCATCGTCGGCTCGGCAGTCAAGGACATCGCTGACGAGATGCGGATGTCTCGCGAGAAACTGGCCTACATCCTCGACTCGACGGCCGCGCCGGTGGCGACGTTCGGCATCTCGAGTTGGGTCGCGTTCCAGATCAGCCTCATCCAGACCGAATACGAACAGATCGATGGCGAAACGCCCTCGGCCGTGGCGACGTTTCTCTGGTCGATCCCCTTCAACGTCTACTGTCTACTGGCGCTCCTGATGGTCCTGATCGTCGTCCTCACCCGTCGCGACTTCGGGGAGATGCTCACCGCGGAAACGCGCGCCAGGGAGACGGGTAACGTGACACGCGAGGACGCCACGCCACTCCAGAGCATGAAGGAGGATCTCGGCGAACCGGTCGTCGACGATCCGCTGGTGCGAACGTTCGTCGTGCCGGTCGCGGCCCTGGTAATTGTGGTCATGGGCGGGGCGACGATCACCGGCTTCCAGGCCGCTGGGGTCACGCCCGCCGAGGCTGTCTCGGGCGGCGACGCGCTCATCACCCTCGTGGACAACGTGAACTTCACGGGCGCGCTCGTTTGGGGCTCGTTCGCCATGGTCGCGACCGCCGTCGCAATGTCGCTGTACTACGGCGTGATGGACCTCGAGGAGTCGATGGAGACCGTCCTCGACGGGTTCGGAATCATGCTCACTGCCGTGAGCATTCTCGTCCTGGCGTGGTCGATTGGCACCGTTGCGAGCGAACTCCAGACCGGCCAGTATGTCACCGACATCGCCGCCGGCTTCATCACGCCGACGCTGCTGCCGGTCGTCGTGTTGCTGACGACCGCCGTGATCGCCTTCTCGATCGGCACCTCGTGGGGGACGATGGGGATCGTGACGCCGGTCGCCATCCCGCTGGCCTACGAGGTCGGCAACGGTTCTCCGGAAATGTTGGCGCTCGCCGTCGGAACCGTGTTCTCGGGGGCCATCTTCGGCGACCACTGTTCGCCCATCTCTGACACGACGATCCTCTCATCGACGTTCGCCGGTGCCGACCACATCGACCACGTCCGAACCCAGCTATACTACGCGGTCACGGTGATCTTCGTCGCCATGATCGTCTACCTGACGTACGGTCTGTTCGGCCTCTCGCCGTTCGTCCTGGTGCCCCTCGGGGCGGTCCTGCTCGTCGGGCTGGTGTACGCCCTCTCGGAACTCGACGCCGGGCGCAAGAACATCTCTGCCAAGCCGTTCGCCGGCACCCAGCGCCGGGAAGCCTCCAGCGACGACTGA